In Arcobacter sp. CECT 8986, the sequence CAATATCTTCTTTATGTTCTTGGAATGTTAGATTATTGTCAATTGCAATATCAGCGTTTTTTTCTTCTTCAACAACTAGTTCACTTGGGTCAAATAATGAAATTAGTTTTTCATTATCTGCATTATCTAATATATGCTCATTTTTTAAATATTCAAAAGTACTATGTAATTTTTCAATTTCATCTTTATTATTATTTTTTGAGATTATTTCTATTAAGTTATATTGTAATTGATATAGTTCATTAATTGTTGTAGGAGTTTTGTCAGTTATATTTTTACAAAGTTTATCAAAAGATTTTAAAGGTAAATATTTTTCATAATTTTTTCTTGTTGCGCTTAAAATAAGCGCAGCCACTTCAAAAAATTCAGCTTCATTTGCATTTTTGATTTCATAAGAAATCTCTTTTTTTACTTGACTACCGTGGTAAAGTAAAAAGTAATCGTTTGCTAAATTCATTTTATCTCCATACTTATAAAATAGAAAAAGTTAATTACCACATTACATGGTAATTAACTTTTTTTATTTGGTTTTGTTTTTTTGTGAAGAGAAAAACTCTTCACAATTTGAATTATTATCGTAATGATACTAACTTTCTTCTTAGATAAGCTATTTTATTTTGTAATGGTAAGTGTTTTGGACAATGGTCTTCACAAGCCATTAATGACATACAACCAAAAATACCATCATCATCACCAACTAATTCATAAAAATCTTCTGATGTTCTATTATCATGTGGGTCAACTTCAAATCTAGCTACTCTATTTAATCCTACTGGACCAACAAAATCTGGTCTCATAAGCATAGTACCACAAGAAGCAACACAAATACCACACTCAATACATCTATCTAATTCAAATGTATCATTTGCAACATCTGGGTCGATTCTTTCTTCCATTTTAGAAATATCAACTTCTTTATTTGAGTGAATCCAAGATTCAACTCTTTTAGACATTTTATCCATCCATTTACCAGTATTAACAGATAAATCTTTGATTAATTCAAATGCTGGCATTGGCATTAATTTTAGTTTTCCTTCTGGATAACTTGAAGTTAATGTTCTACAAGCTAATGCTGGTTTTCCATTGATTACCATACCACAAGAACCACAAATACCTGCTCTACATACAAAGTCAAAAGATAAGTCAGGGTCTAAGTTTTCTCTTATATAGTTAAGTGCAATGAAAAGAGTCATACCTGGTGTCTCTTCTAATTTATAATCTACAAAGTGAGGTTTAGAAACCTTACTTCTTGGATTAAATTTAAGTACTGAAATAGTTATTTCTCTACCTTTTTGTTCATTACTCATTATTTATCTCCTGCTCTTTCATTTCTTTCTTTATAATTCATAGGTAAGTCAAAGTGCATTAATGCATCTTGAATTTCATGTCTATCTTTACCATCAGCTTCCATTTTTTCTCTTAATTCATCAACTTCAGCTTGTCTTATTGCAGAATCTGGATGTTCAATAATCATACCTTTAGCACCA encodes:
- a CDS encoding fumarate reductase iron-sulfur subunit — translated: MSNEQKGREITISVLKFNPRSKVSKPHFVDYKLEETPGMTLFIALNYIRENLDPDLSFDFVCRAGICGSCGMVINGKPALACRTLTSSYPEGKLKLMPMPAFELIKDLSVNTGKWMDKMSKRVESWIHSNKEVDISKMEERIDPDVANDTFELDRCIECGICVASCGTMLMRPDFVGPVGLNRVARFEVDPHDNRTSEDFYELVGDDDGIFGCMSLMACEDHCPKHLPLQNKIAYLRRKLVSLR